DNA from Gracilinanus agilis isolate LMUSP501 unplaced genomic scaffold, AgileGrace unplaced_scaffold15905, whole genome shotgun sequence:
gagaaggggtagATAGGCCTCACTAGACTGCTGGAGGGGATCCAGGACACAGGAAAGGTTAAGCCTTCTGCTCTAATGTGACCCAATGGTCTTATGAAAACTGGGAGCCCATCATCTTTTCTTGCAGGGTATGGGGCATTTTGGAAAGGAATCCAGAAGCCTCATGGCCCTGGCTTGGTGAGGGAGGGGATGTCCCTTGGTTGGGATTGGACTTGGCAGGTGCTGCCGTCCTCACTTATACTCTGACGCCTGTCCTTCCCTTGAAGGTCCCTCAAGTCCAGCCAGAATTCCCTCTGCTCCATGATGATTGTGGATACTCCTGGCTTCCAGAATCCAGACCTGGGGGGCTCGACTCGAGGGGCCTCCTTTGAAGAACTGTGCCACAATTACACCCAGGACCGGCTCCAGGCCCTCTTCCATGAAAGAACCTTTGTGCAGGAGCTGGAGAGATACAAGGAGGTGGGGCCCTCTCCAGTCCTACCGCCTTCCCTCAAAGTGGCAAAGCTGGACATTTCTGTCTTTGCTTCCCCTGAGAAGGCAAACCCAAGACCCAAGATAGGAGAGTGAGGGGATATTTGGGGGATTTATAGATGAAACAGAAATCCCACGTTTGTGCTCTGCTAAGACCAACTTCTAACTCTTTTACATCCAGTCTACTCCTTCCCCAGACCTAAGAGCTTAATCCTTTGAATGTCAGAACCTCCATCCCTTTTAGTCCTTCTGCTACCAGAATATGCCAGTCTCTAAGCCTATGGCCTTATTATTTTGTGGGGAGTTTGACCAGTAGAAAAGTCAGATCAGCAGGTGGATCTGGCTCTGAATGCCCTACCTAAGCCCCTCAATCCCTGGGATCTGCTTGGTTCCATTTTCAGGGCTCCTTAAGACATGCTCTGGGTTTTCAGTCATGAAAATTCCTCACACCCAAGGAGGGCTGGGTTGGATTTGTcccttttgctttaaaaaaactttaattaaaattatttttatcaaacttttctttttcatctccaaaTACACCCTTCCcttataagtttttttttgttttgtttttttaattttaaacccttaacttctgtgtattgacttataggtggaagagtggtaagggtaggcaatgggggtcaagtgacttgcccagggtcacacagctgggaagtggctaaggccggatttgaacctaggacctcccgtctctaggcctggttctcaatccactgagctacccagctgcccccccccttataattttttttttaacccttaccttctgtcttagaagcataCTTTGTAttagtcctaaggcagaagaactgggccacacagctggaaagtgtctgaggccagacccaaaacctcctgtctccaggcctggtgctctagccactgaaccacctagctgccccttcatatttcttttaagaGAGGTTTTTGACAAAGTAGGCATTATCTAAGAGAAAGTGTCCAAGGTGATATGGAATCTGGAAACCACGTCCAATGAGAAATAGTGAGAAGAACCAGGGAGAGTTTGTTTGCAGTCAAGGACCCTTGGGGAGGGGATCCCAGTTCTTTGAGTCCTTGTCACATGAAGGGCTGACATGACGGAATAGACTTATTTTATGTGACTCTACAGAGCACAGGTAGAGCCAGGAGGTATAAGTCTCAGAGAAGCAGTGTTAAGTCCAGTGTCAGTGCCATAGTCTGACTTATGAGGTAGTGAACTCCCCATCACTGAATCTATTCAAGCGCATACTTGATTGGCATTTGTTAGGCATCTTCCAGAGTAGATTCCTGTATGGGATGATTGTAtgggagattggactagatgaccaatAAGCTTCCTTTAACACTAAGATTCTGACTTTCTGAAATCTCTTGTGACTTCCCAGCCCTCTAtggctcaaatcccaccttggtG
Protein-coding regions in this window:
- the LOC123254146 gene encoding unconventional myosin-XVIIIa-like, encoding GRKQFARHEWAQKAAYLLGCSLEELSSAIFKHQPKGSLQRSTSFRQGPEESSPGEAAGSKLGALECVEGMAAGLYSELFTLLVSLVNRSLKSSQNSLCSMMIVDTPGFQNPDLGGSTRGASFEELCHNYTQDRLQALFHERTFVQELERYKEVGPSPVLPPSLKVAKLDISVFASPEKANPRPKIGE